A region of Vigna radiata var. radiata cultivar VC1973A chromosome 6, Vradiata_ver6, whole genome shotgun sequence DNA encodes the following proteins:
- the LOC106764988 gene encoding uncharacterized protein LOC106764988 isoform X1, which produces MISDFVSDANSIHSALHSLEHLPLSQRQKLLHSPTLQNDPRTSLACKPSLQLRAVEKKEADNFHSLETCPIFGIDDSRVEKTSANVTVLAECSTLSAFVGCATVKVEDYQTPSSSVEKDREASIQLDSPTPKVKKEIHEVEDLDHIVLKERLRMLLTGKLPGLSNTVLESSNGGLLETIMEQTLKNGDEQINSANGKAAVVRDQCNDFLEGSNISLPLGATCVSALLTDNASSESKGPVISAGLIEDGPILKSRGIVMQIDSHVENNIINNDGPFSSTSPTFVKVKDEPWDYCENLNVNKDYLGRISIVFPNVKHEREVHNEYHDDQVDHMKLIDRLNFLKSGTDSSLHISTGYSSLKKTRPFSSLSSPIFSKSTKPSSINCRRKRKKTATDSVQEALEEDAPGLLQVLLDKGVLVDEIKLYGEEENDETLDESFGEDSFSEFEAVMAKIYLFFPFIGRQISSERHTFLKFPFTRCSKTSRASYCFACLFSLVEQTRYLKFRKWPVEWGWCRDLQSFIFVFERHNRIVLERPEYGFATYFFELVESLPVQWQVKRLVIAMKLTTCSRISIIENKELVVGEDLSEGEAEVLMKFGWTPSTGLGTMLNYCDRVVHDRKNEDFSSEWRSKIGKLLVDGYKGGTKVKPNVPIKDSQSPVIDSSCSTPMSD; this is translated from the exons ATGATTTCTGATTTCGTTTCGGACGCAAATTCGATACACTCTGCTCTCCACTCCCTCGAGCACCTTCCCTTGTCACAGCGCCAAAAATTGCTGCATTCCCCAACTCTCCAAAACGACCCTCGAACGTCGCTTGCTTGCAAGCCCTCTCTGCAGCTCCGTGCGGTTGAGAAAAAGGAGGCCGATAATTTCCATTCTCTG GAAACGTGTCCGATATTTGGAATTGATGACAGCAGAGTAGAGAAAACCAGTGCTAATGTCACCGTTTTAGCTGAATGTTCGACACTTTCTGCCTTTGTTGGTTGTGCCACTGTAAAGGTTGAAGACTATCAGACTCCTTCGAGTTCTGTTGAGAAGGATCGAGAAGCATCTATTCAGTTAGATTCTCCTACTCCAAAGGTGAAAAAGGAGATTCACGAAGTTGAGGATCTAGATCATATTGTATTGAAAGAGCGGCTAAGGATGCTGCTAACTGG GAAGCTTCCAGGATTGTCAAATACAGTTTTAGAg AGTAGTAATGGAGGCTTGTTGGAAACCATCATGGAACAGACTCTTAAAAACGGAGATGAACAGATTAATTCTGCCAATGGGAAAGCAGCAGTGGTTAGAGACCAGTGTAATGACTTCCTAGAAGGAAGTAATATTTCGCTACCACTTGGAGCCACATGTGTATCAGCCCTATTAACTGACAATGCCTCCTCTGAATCAAAAGGACCGGTAATTTCAGCTGGCCTTATAGAAGATGGGCCTATATTAAAATCCAGAGGAATAGTCATGCAAATTGATTCACATGTggaaaataatatcataaacaaTGATGGCCCATTTAGTTCAACCTCTCCAACCTTTGTCAAAGTTAAGGATGAACCTTGGGATTACTGTGAAAACCTCAATGTTAACAAGGATTATTTGGGTAGGATTTCTATCGTATTCCCAAATGTAAAACATGAAAGGGAAGTCCATAATGAATATCACGATGATCAGGTGGATCATATGAAGTTAATTGATCGACTAAATTTTCTCAAGTCAGGAACAGATTCTAGTTTACATATTTCTACAGGCTACTCATCTTTGAAGAAAACTCGGCCTTTTTCCTCTTTATCGAGCCctattttttcaaaatccaCTAAACCTTCAAGCATCAACTGTAggcgcaaaagaaaaaaaacagcCAC GGATTCAGTTCAGGAAGCACTTGAGGAGGATGCTCCCGGGCTCCTGCAG GTATTGCTTGACAAAGGTGTGTTAGTTGATGAAATTAAGCTTTATGGAGAGGAAGAAAACGATGAAACGTTGGATGAATCATTTGGTGAAGATAGCTTTTCAGAATTTGAGGCTGTGATGGCCAAG atttatttattttttcccttCATTGGGAGACAGATTTCTTCTGAACGGcacacttttttaaaattccCTTTTACACGCTGCTCAAAGACTTCAAGAGCAAGTTATTGCTTTGCTTGTCTATTCTCACTTGTGGAGCAG ACACGATATTTAAAATTTCGCAAGTGGCCAGTTGAGTGGGGTTGGTGCCGAGATTTGCAAtcgtttatttttgtttttgagagaCATAACAG GATAGTACTGGAGCGTCCTGAATATGGTTTTGCAACATACTTTTTTGAGCTGGTAGAATCCTTACCTGTCCAATGGCAGGTCAAGCGGTTGGTGATTGCTATGAAATTGACTACATGTAGCAGAATTTCCATTATTGAGAATAAAGAATTGGTG GTTGGAGAAGATTTGAGTGAAGGTGAGGCCGAGGTGCTAATGAAATTTGGTTGGACGCCAAGTACTGGCCTGGGAACTATGCTTAACTACTGTGACAGAGTTGTGCATGACAGGAAAAATGAGGACTTTTCTTCAGAATGGCGATCTAAAATAGGAAAGTTACTGGTGGATGGTTATAAAGGTGGAACCAAAGTGAAGCCTAATGTTCCGATAAAAGATTCTCAAAGCCCTGTCATTGACTCAAGCTGCAGCACTCCCATGTCTGATTAG
- the LOC106764988 gene encoding uncharacterized protein LOC106764988 isoform X2 — protein MISDFVSDANSIHSALHSLEHLPLSQRQKLLHSPTLQNDPRTSLACKPSLQLRAVEKKEADNFHSLETCPIFGIDDSRVEKTSANVTVLAECSTLSAFVGCATVKVEDYQTPSSSVEKDREASIQLDSPTPKVKKEIHEVEDLDHIVLKERLRMLLTGKLPGLSNTVLESSNGGLLETIMEQTLKNGDEQINSANGKAAVVRDQCNDFLEGSNISLPLGATCVSALLTDNASSESKGPVISAGLIEDGPILKSRGIVMQIDSHVENNIINNDGPFSSTSPTFVKVKDEPWDYCENLNVNKDYLGRISIVFPNVKHEREVHNEYHDDQVDHMKLIDRLNFLKSGTDSSLHISTGYSSLKKTRPFSSLSSPIFSKSTKPSSINCRRKRKKTATDSVQEALEEDAPGLLQVLLDKGVLVDEIKLYGEEENDETLDESFGEDSFSEFEAVMAKISSERHTFLKFPFTRCSKTSRASYCFACLFSLVEQTRYLKFRKWPVEWGWCRDLQSFIFVFERHNRIVLERPEYGFATYFFELVESLPVQWQVKRLVIAMKLTTCSRISIIENKELVVGEDLSEGEAEVLMKFGWTPSTGLGTMLNYCDRVVHDRKNEDFSSEWRSKIGKLLVDGYKGGTKVKPNVPIKDSQSPVIDSSCSTPMSD, from the exons ATGATTTCTGATTTCGTTTCGGACGCAAATTCGATACACTCTGCTCTCCACTCCCTCGAGCACCTTCCCTTGTCACAGCGCCAAAAATTGCTGCATTCCCCAACTCTCCAAAACGACCCTCGAACGTCGCTTGCTTGCAAGCCCTCTCTGCAGCTCCGTGCGGTTGAGAAAAAGGAGGCCGATAATTTCCATTCTCTG GAAACGTGTCCGATATTTGGAATTGATGACAGCAGAGTAGAGAAAACCAGTGCTAATGTCACCGTTTTAGCTGAATGTTCGACACTTTCTGCCTTTGTTGGTTGTGCCACTGTAAAGGTTGAAGACTATCAGACTCCTTCGAGTTCTGTTGAGAAGGATCGAGAAGCATCTATTCAGTTAGATTCTCCTACTCCAAAGGTGAAAAAGGAGATTCACGAAGTTGAGGATCTAGATCATATTGTATTGAAAGAGCGGCTAAGGATGCTGCTAACTGG GAAGCTTCCAGGATTGTCAAATACAGTTTTAGAg AGTAGTAATGGAGGCTTGTTGGAAACCATCATGGAACAGACTCTTAAAAACGGAGATGAACAGATTAATTCTGCCAATGGGAAAGCAGCAGTGGTTAGAGACCAGTGTAATGACTTCCTAGAAGGAAGTAATATTTCGCTACCACTTGGAGCCACATGTGTATCAGCCCTATTAACTGACAATGCCTCCTCTGAATCAAAAGGACCGGTAATTTCAGCTGGCCTTATAGAAGATGGGCCTATATTAAAATCCAGAGGAATAGTCATGCAAATTGATTCACATGTggaaaataatatcataaacaaTGATGGCCCATTTAGTTCAACCTCTCCAACCTTTGTCAAAGTTAAGGATGAACCTTGGGATTACTGTGAAAACCTCAATGTTAACAAGGATTATTTGGGTAGGATTTCTATCGTATTCCCAAATGTAAAACATGAAAGGGAAGTCCATAATGAATATCACGATGATCAGGTGGATCATATGAAGTTAATTGATCGACTAAATTTTCTCAAGTCAGGAACAGATTCTAGTTTACATATTTCTACAGGCTACTCATCTTTGAAGAAAACTCGGCCTTTTTCCTCTTTATCGAGCCctattttttcaaaatccaCTAAACCTTCAAGCATCAACTGTAggcgcaaaagaaaaaaaacagcCAC GGATTCAGTTCAGGAAGCACTTGAGGAGGATGCTCCCGGGCTCCTGCAG GTATTGCTTGACAAAGGTGTGTTAGTTGATGAAATTAAGCTTTATGGAGAGGAAGAAAACGATGAAACGTTGGATGAATCATTTGGTGAAGATAGCTTTTCAGAATTTGAGGCTGTGATGGCCAAG ATTTCTTCTGAACGGcacacttttttaaaattccCTTTTACACGCTGCTCAAAGACTTCAAGAGCAAGTTATTGCTTTGCTTGTCTATTCTCACTTGTGGAGCAG ACACGATATTTAAAATTTCGCAAGTGGCCAGTTGAGTGGGGTTGGTGCCGAGATTTGCAAtcgtttatttttgtttttgagagaCATAACAG GATAGTACTGGAGCGTCCTGAATATGGTTTTGCAACATACTTTTTTGAGCTGGTAGAATCCTTACCTGTCCAATGGCAGGTCAAGCGGTTGGTGATTGCTATGAAATTGACTACATGTAGCAGAATTTCCATTATTGAGAATAAAGAATTGGTG GTTGGAGAAGATTTGAGTGAAGGTGAGGCCGAGGTGCTAATGAAATTTGGTTGGACGCCAAGTACTGGCCTGGGAACTATGCTTAACTACTGTGACAGAGTTGTGCATGACAGGAAAAATGAGGACTTTTCTTCAGAATGGCGATCTAAAATAGGAAAGTTACTGGTGGATGGTTATAAAGGTGGAACCAAAGTGAAGCCTAATGTTCCGATAAAAGATTCTCAAAGCCCTGTCATTGACTCAAGCTGCAGCACTCCCATGTCTGATTAG
- the LOC106764988 gene encoding uncharacterized protein LOC106764988 isoform X3, translating into MISDFVSDANSIHSALHSLEHLPLSQRQKLLHSPTLQNDPRTSLACKPSLQLRAVEKKEADNFHSLETCPIFGIDDSRVEKTSANVTVLAECSTLSAFVGCATVKVEDYQTPSSSVEKDREASIQLDSPTPKVKKEIHEVEDLDHIVLKERLRMLLTGKLPGLSNTVLESSNGGLLETIMEQTLKNGDEQINSANGKAAVVRDQCNDFLEGSNISLPLGATCVSALLTDNASSESKGPVISAGLIEDGPILKSRGIVMQIDSHVENNIINNDGPFSSTSPTFVKVKDEPWDYCENLNVNKDYLGRISIVFPNVKHEREVHNEYHDDQVDHMKLIDRLNFLKSGTDSSLHISTGYSSLKKTRPFSSLSSPIFSKSTKPSSINCRRKRKKTATDSVQEALEEDAPGLLQVLLDKGVLVDEIKLYGEEENDETLDESFGEDSFSEFEAVMAKIYLFFPFIGRQISSERHTFLKFPFTRCSKTSRASYCFACLFSLVEQTRYLKFRKWPVEWGWCRDLQSFIFVFERHNSTGAS; encoded by the exons ATGATTTCTGATTTCGTTTCGGACGCAAATTCGATACACTCTGCTCTCCACTCCCTCGAGCACCTTCCCTTGTCACAGCGCCAAAAATTGCTGCATTCCCCAACTCTCCAAAACGACCCTCGAACGTCGCTTGCTTGCAAGCCCTCTCTGCAGCTCCGTGCGGTTGAGAAAAAGGAGGCCGATAATTTCCATTCTCTG GAAACGTGTCCGATATTTGGAATTGATGACAGCAGAGTAGAGAAAACCAGTGCTAATGTCACCGTTTTAGCTGAATGTTCGACACTTTCTGCCTTTGTTGGTTGTGCCACTGTAAAGGTTGAAGACTATCAGACTCCTTCGAGTTCTGTTGAGAAGGATCGAGAAGCATCTATTCAGTTAGATTCTCCTACTCCAAAGGTGAAAAAGGAGATTCACGAAGTTGAGGATCTAGATCATATTGTATTGAAAGAGCGGCTAAGGATGCTGCTAACTGG GAAGCTTCCAGGATTGTCAAATACAGTTTTAGAg AGTAGTAATGGAGGCTTGTTGGAAACCATCATGGAACAGACTCTTAAAAACGGAGATGAACAGATTAATTCTGCCAATGGGAAAGCAGCAGTGGTTAGAGACCAGTGTAATGACTTCCTAGAAGGAAGTAATATTTCGCTACCACTTGGAGCCACATGTGTATCAGCCCTATTAACTGACAATGCCTCCTCTGAATCAAAAGGACCGGTAATTTCAGCTGGCCTTATAGAAGATGGGCCTATATTAAAATCCAGAGGAATAGTCATGCAAATTGATTCACATGTggaaaataatatcataaacaaTGATGGCCCATTTAGTTCAACCTCTCCAACCTTTGTCAAAGTTAAGGATGAACCTTGGGATTACTGTGAAAACCTCAATGTTAACAAGGATTATTTGGGTAGGATTTCTATCGTATTCCCAAATGTAAAACATGAAAGGGAAGTCCATAATGAATATCACGATGATCAGGTGGATCATATGAAGTTAATTGATCGACTAAATTTTCTCAAGTCAGGAACAGATTCTAGTTTACATATTTCTACAGGCTACTCATCTTTGAAGAAAACTCGGCCTTTTTCCTCTTTATCGAGCCctattttttcaaaatccaCTAAACCTTCAAGCATCAACTGTAggcgcaaaagaaaaaaaacagcCAC GGATTCAGTTCAGGAAGCACTTGAGGAGGATGCTCCCGGGCTCCTGCAG GTATTGCTTGACAAAGGTGTGTTAGTTGATGAAATTAAGCTTTATGGAGAGGAAGAAAACGATGAAACGTTGGATGAATCATTTGGTGAAGATAGCTTTTCAGAATTTGAGGCTGTGATGGCCAAG atttatttattttttcccttCATTGGGAGACAGATTTCTTCTGAACGGcacacttttttaaaattccCTTTTACACGCTGCTCAAAGACTTCAAGAGCAAGTTATTGCTTTGCTTGTCTATTCTCACTTGTGGAGCAG ACACGATATTTAAAATTTCGCAAGTGGCCAGTTGAGTGGGGTTGGTGCCGAGATTTGCAAtcgtttatttttgtttttgagagaCATAACAG TACTGGAGCGTCCTGA